A window from Pongo abelii isolate AG06213 chromosome 6, NHGRI_mPonAbe1-v2.0_pri, whole genome shotgun sequence encodes these proteins:
- the LOC100447808 gene encoding transmembrane protein PVRIG: MRTEAQVPALQPPEPGLEGAMGRRTLALPCVLLTLCVTAGTPEVWVQVRMEATELSSFTIRCGFLGSGSISLVTVSWGGPDGAGGTKLAVLHPEHGIRQWAPARQARWETRSSVSLVLEGSGASSPCVNTTFCCKFASFPEGSREACGSLPPSSDPGLSAPPTPAPILRADLAGILGVSGVLLFGCGYLLHLLCRQKHRPAPRLQLSHTSSQAPRAQAWAPSQASQAALHVPYATINTSCRPATLDTAHPHGGPSWWASLPTHAAHRPQGPAAWASTPVPARGSFVSVENGLYAQAGERPPRTGPGLTLFLDPQGPRAMEGRLGVR; encoded by the exons ATGAGAACAGAGGCACAGGTGCCAGCCCTGCAGCCCCCAGAACCCGGACTGGAGGGGGCCATGGGGCGCCggaccctggccctgccctgcgTGCTGCTGACCTTGTGTGTCACTGCGG GGACCCCGGAGGTGTGGGTGCAAGTTCGGATGGAGGCCACCGAGCTCTCGTCCTTCACCATCCGTTGTGGGTTCCTGGGGTCTGGCTCCATCTCCCTGGTGACCGTGAGCTGGGGGGGCCCAGATGGTGCCGGGGGGACCAAGCTGGCTGTGTTGCACCCAGAACATGGCATCCGGCAATGGGCCCCTGCTCGCCAGGCCCGCTGGGAAACCCGGAGCAGCGTCTCTCTCGTCCTGGAAGGCTCTGGGGCCAGCAGCCCCTGCGTCAACACCACCTTCTGCTGCAAGTTTGCGTCCTTCCCTGAGGGCTCCCGGGAGGCCTGTGGAAGCCTCCCGCCCAGCTCAGACCCAG GGCTCTCTGCCCCGCCGACTCCTGCCCCCATTCTGCGGGCAGACCTGGCCGGGATCTTGGGGGTCTCAGGAGTCCTCCTCTTTGGCTGTGGCTACCTCCTTCATCTGCTGTGCCGACAGAAGCACCG ccctgcccctagGCTCCAGCTGTCCCACACCAGCTCCCAGGCACCGAGAGCACAAGCATGG GCACCCAGCCAGGcctcccaggctgctctccacGTCCCTTATGCCACTATCAACACCAGCTGCCGCCCAGCTACTTTGGACACAGCTCACCCCCACGGGGGGCCGTCCTGGTGGGCGTCACTCCCCACCCACGCCGCACACCGGCCCCAGGGCCCTGCCGCCTGGGCCTCCACACCCGTCCCTGCACGTGGCAGCTTTGTCTCTGTTGAGAATGGACTCTACGCTCAGGCTGGGGAGAGGCCTCCCCGCACTGGTCCCGGCCTCACTCTTTTCCTGGACCCTCAGGGGCCCAGGGCCATGGAAGGACGCTTAGGAGTTCGATGA